One segment of Pyricularia oryzae 70-15 chromosome 3, whole genome shotgun sequence DNA contains the following:
- a CDS encoding N-acyl-L-amino acid amidohydrolase: MVRAHFTSRALLALLVTAIPISACGEEEHFSTLPRRQSAGNSTGVVGGPTTSSPHLATVSEHIDSLAEELWPISTEIHENPELGYEEVRAHDLLTTYVASKPGWEVTRSAFGLDTSFVAVFDGGHGAGPVVSFNAEYDALQGLGHGCGHNLIATASVAGALAAAEVMRRESLPGKVVLFGTPAEESLGGKVRMLEAGAFAEHAIDISIMAHPGPGGDAGDAAYTFAMATDRFDVEYHGQPAHAAASPWLGVNAQDAIALAYAALGLMRQQSRPADRVHGRIATAPGAVNIIPDSAGAVFQIRSDTTENLAPLIERFEKAMEAGALGTGATMNLTMRPYGYSDMLNNDVLARHYREWFDGAIPTADEEKLSGPGGSTDQGNVSHDFPALHAFFGIFGDDGAPATASVHSEGFREAARTRKSFDKALKAAKALAGTAVDVLTVEGLLDEVKEDFEQNNKKDVAQRLARLRRRMIKK; the protein is encoded by the coding sequence ATGGTCCGCGCCCACTTCACCAGCAGAGCGCTGCTCGCCCTGCTCGTAACCGCCATCCCCATCTCGGCATGCGGCGAGGAGGAGCACTTTTCGACCCTCCCCCGCCGCCAATCCGCCGGCAACAGCAcgggcgtcgtcggcggGCCCACGACGTCTTCGCCTCACCTGGCCACCGTCTCGGAGCACATCGACTCCCTGGCCGAGGAGCTCTGGCCCATCAGCACCGAGATCCACGAGAACCCGGAGCTCGGGTACGAGGAGGTGCGCGCCCACGACCTGCTGACCACGTACGTGGCGTCCAAGCCCGGCTGGGAGGTGACGCGGTCGGCCTTTGGCCTCGACACGTCCTTCGTCGCCGTGTTTGACGGCGGGCACGGCGCCGGGCCCGTCGTGTCCTTCAACGCCGAGTACGACGCGCTGCAGGGGCTGGGCCACGGCTGCGGCCACAACCTGATCGCCACCGCGTCGGTCGCCggcgccctggccgccgccgaggtcaTGCGCCGCGAGTCCCTGCCCGGCAAGGTCGTGCTCTTCGGCACGCCGGCCGAGGAGTCGCTGGGCGGCAAGGTGCGCATGCTCGAGGCCGGCGCCTTTGCCGAGCACGCCATCGACATCAGCATCATGGCGCAcccgggccccggcggcGACGCCGGCGACGCCGCCTACACCTTTGCCATGGCGACGGACCGCTTCGACGTCGAGTACCACGGCCAGCCCGCGCACGCCGCCGCGTCGCCCTGGCTGGGCGTCAACGCGCAGGACGCcatcgcgctggcctacgcGGCGCTGGGCCTGATGCGCCAGCAGAGCCGGCCGGCGGACCGCGTGCACGGCCGCATCGCCACGGCGCCCGGCGCCGTCAACATCATCCCGGACTCGGCGGGCGCCGTGTTCCAGATCCGCTCCGACACCACCGAGAACCTGGCGCCGCTGATTGAGCGCTTCGAAAAGGCCATGGAGGCCGGCGCCCTGGGCACCGGCGCCACCATGAACCTGACCATGCGCCCGTACGGGTACAGCGACATGCTCAACAACGACGTCCTCGCCCGGCACTACAGGGAGTGGTTCGACGGCGCCATCCCCACCGCCGACGAGGAGAAGCTCAGCGGTCCCGGCGGGTCGACCGACCAGGGCAACGTCAGCCACGACTTCCCCGCCCTGCACGCCTTCTTTGGCATCTTTGGCGACGACGGCGCGCCCGCCACCGCCAGCGTCCACAGCGAGGGTTTCAGGGAGGCGGccaggacgaggaagagctTCGACAAGGCCctcaaggccgccaaggccctgGCCGGCACCGCCGTCGACGTGCTCACCGTCGAGGGGCTGTTGGACGAGGTCAAGGAGGACTTTGAGCAGAACAACAAAAAGGACGTCGCTCAGAGGCTTGCGAGGTTGAGGAGAAGAATGATTAAGAAATAG
- a CDS encoding deoxyribonuclease tatD codes for MAQKFDFPAEAPLRPSRKLRFADVAVTATAKEFAGIYRGKQQHAPDVDAVLHRASSAGVAKVMLTGMSPSDVSFNLDVARRRPPGTTFVTIGIHPYHAAEPWADAAAASSGLYFDRLAATIREVQTGSPGVLAAFGELGLDYDRLDVCGRDEQLRTFRAQLDVVAREAFDLPLFLHCRAAFADFVDVLTPYLPRLPRRGLVHSFVGSREEMEVLTGRMGLDVSVNGFSFKDDECLDMVRHVPLERLQLETDAPWGEVLPTTNAVVARYLANVPPPEVQSKKRDKFEMGKMVKGRNESCCIDRVAYVVAGLKGIGVDEVAEAAWRNSVEMFRLERDVEEAAA; via the exons ATGGCGCAAAAGTTCGACTTCCCAGCCGAAGCACCTCTGCGCCCGTCGCGCAAGCTCCGCTTTGCCGAT GTGGCCGTCACGGCAACGGCAAAGGAGTTCGCCGGCATCTACCGCGGCAAGCAGCAGCACGCGCCCGACGTGGACGCGGTCCTGCACCGCGCCTCGTCCGCCGGCGTGGCCAAGGTGATGCTGACGGGCATGTCGCCGTCCGACGTGTCCTTCAACCTGGACGTGGCGCGGCGCCGCCCGCCCGGCACCACCTTTGTCACCATCGGCATCCACCCGTACCACGCCGCCGAACCATGggccgatgccgccgccgcctcctcggGGTTGTATTTCGACCGGCTCGCCGCGACCATCAGAGAGGTGCAGACCGGCAGCCCCGGCGTGCTGGCCGCGTTTGGCGAGCTGGGCCTGGACTACGACCGCCTCGACGTCTGCGGCAGGGACGAGCAGCTGCGCACGTTCAGGGCGCAGCTGGACGTGGTCGCGCGCGAGGCCTTCGACCTGCCGCTGTTCCTGCACTGCCGCGCCGCGTTTGCGGACTTTGTCGACGTGTTGACCCCGTACCTCCCCCGGCTGCCGCGCAGGGGGCTGGTGCACTCGTTCGTCGGGAGCAGGGAGGAGATGGAGGTGCTGACGGGGCGGATGGGGCTCGACGTCAGCGTCAACGGGTTCAGCTTCAAGGACGACGAGTGTCTGGACATGGTCCGGCACGTGCCGCTCGAGAGGCTGCAGCTCGAAACGGACGCGCCCTGGGGAGAGGTCTTGCCGACCACGAACGCGGTCGTCGCGAGGTACCTGGCCAACGTGCCGCCGCCCGAGGTCCAGAGCAAGAAGAGGGACAAGTTCGAGATGGGCAAGATGGTCAAGGGGCGCAACGAGAGCTGCTGCATAGATCGCGTGGCGTACGTCGTTGCGGGGCTCAAGGGCATCGGTGTGGACGAGGTTGCCGAGGCGGCTTGGAGGAACTCGGTGGAAATGTTCCGCCTCGAGAGGGATGTGGAAGAGGCGGCCGCTTGA
- a CDS encoding fumarylacetoacetate hydrolase domain-containing protein 2A has product MAPSWTRLIRFIAEEDGLTHLGEVIGDADVGLAHHAGQKIQAKLITGSAFDGVVTDKTLTVARLLCPLDRSEVPLIRCLGLNYHDHAKEANMPVPEHPVLFIKPRTALAGPHPAKISIPKFVQDGSSDYEAELTLVVAKDGRDIQESKAMDYVLGYTVGNDVSARTEQFRNSQWCFSKGLDNSAPIGPVIVSPSVIKDPQDLAIKATLGDMTVQDSHTREMIFSIPKTLAFLSQGTTLERGTVIMLGTPPGVGAMRNPKVCLKDGDDMRVYIDKIGTLINEVHYE; this is encoded by the exons atggCACCCAGCTGGACCCGATTGATTCGCTTCATCGCCGAGGAAGATGGCCTCACGCACCTGGGCGAGGTGATCGGCGACGCCGACGTCGGACTAGCCCACCACGCCGGGCAAAAGATCCAAGCAAAGCTCATCACGGGCAGCGCGTTCGACGGCGTCGTCACGGACAAGACGCTGACGGTGGCGCGTCTGCTGTGCCCTCTCGACCGGTCCGAGGTGCCCCTCATCCGGTGCCTGGGGCTCAACTACCACGACCACGCCAAGGAGGCCAACATGCCGGTGCCCGAACACCCGGTGCTGTTCATCAAGCCGCGCACCGCCCTGGCCGGCCCGCACCCCGCCAAGATTTCGATCCCGAAGTTCGTCCAGGACGGGAGCAGCGACTACGAGGCCGAGCTGACGCTCGTCGTGGCAAAGGATGGGCGCGACATCCAGGAGAGCAAGGCCATGGACTACGTGCTGGGCTACACGGTCGGCAACGACGTCAGCGCGAGGACGGAGCAGTTCAGGAACAGCCAGTGGTGCTTCTCCAAAG GTCTTGACAATTCCGCCCCCATCGGGCCTGTAATTGTTTCACCCTCCGTCATCAAGGATCCCCAGGACCTGGCCATCAAGGCCACCCTTGGAGACATGACCGTCCAGGATTCCCACACACG CGAGATGATCTTCTCCATCCCCAAGACGCTTGCCTTCCTGTCGCAGGGCACCACTCTCGAGCGCGGAACCGTCATCATGCTGGGCACGCCGCCGGGTGTCGGAGCTATGCGGAACCCCAAGGTTTGCCTCAAGGATGGCGATGATATGCGTGTCTACATTGACAAGATTG GAACTTTAATAAACGAGGTGCACTACGAGTAA